In the genome of Palaemon carinicauda isolate YSFRI2023 chromosome 20, ASM3689809v2, whole genome shotgun sequence, one region contains:
- the LOC137660084 gene encoding myb-like protein I, translating into MGPAASVEVLVLTTTTTTLIRIGPAASVELLIITTTTTIPPPQPQPQTTINSNNNDKNGTISFCRSIDGNKNNNNKNNNNSNSNDESRTRSFCRSIGNNNNNNNTDKNGTSSFCRSIGNNNNNNNNNNNNTDKNRTSSFCRVIDNKNNNNNTTTTTTTTTTTLIRMGPAASVEVLVTTTTTTTLVRMGPGAYVELLVITTTTTTTTNNNNNTDKNRTSSLCRIIGNNNNNKNNNYNNNNNNKKETCSFSLSIGNNNSNNNNTNNHNNNNTNNNNNTNNNNNNNTGKNGTCRFCRGIGNNNNNNNNNDNDVDNTFFEAVSL; encoded by the coding sequence ATGGGACCAGCAGCTTCTGTCGAAGTATtggtattaacaacaacaacaacaacactgataAGAATAGGACCAGCAGCTTCTGTcgaattattgataataacaacaacaacaacaataccaccaccacaaccacaaccacaaactacaatcaacagcaacaacaatgataAGAATGGGACCATCAGCTTCTGTCGAAGtattgatggtaacaaaaacaacaacaacaaaaacaacaacaacagcaacagcaatgatGAGAGTAGGACCAGAAGCTTCTGTCGAAGtattggtaacaacaacaacaacaacaacactgataAGAATGGGACCAGTAGCTTTTGTCGaagtattggtaataataataacaacaacaacaacaacaacaacaacactgataAGAATAGGACAAGCAGCTTCTGTCGAGTTAttgataacaagaacaacaacaacaatacaaccaccacaacaacaacaacaacaacaacactgataAGAATGGGACCTGCAGCTTCTGTCGAAGtattggtaacaacaacaacaacaacaacactggtAAGAATGGGCCCAGGAGCTTACGTCGAATTATTGGTAATAACAACGACAACCACAAccacaaccaacaacaacaacaacactgataAGAATAGGACCAGCAGCTTATGTcgaattattggtaataataacaacaacaagaacaacaactacaacaacaacaacaacaacaagaaagagACCTGCAGCTTCAGTCTAAGTATtggtaacaacaacagcaataacaacaacaccaacaaccacaacaacaacaacaccaacaataacaacaacaccaacaacaacaacaacaacaacactggtAAGAATGGGACCTGCAGGTTCTGTCGAGGTattggtaataacaacaacaacaacaacaacaatgataatgatgttgataatacgTTTTTCGAGGCCGTATCTCTTTGA